The segment GCCCGTTCACCTTTGAGGAGTTTGAGCGGGCTGTGCACCAGGTCATCTATGTGTCGGCGACACCAGGGCCCTATGAGCTTGCGAAGGTCAAGGGGGAGATCGTGGAACAGATTATCCGCCCCACCGGGCTGATCGACCCCGAGATCCAGATCAGGCCGATCCGCGGGCAGATCGATGACCTGATTGGCGAAGTCCGGGCGGTCACTGCCAGGGGCCATCGGGTCTTGATCACGACGCTTACCAAGCGAATGGCCGAGGACCTCACAGACTACCTTGCCGAGGTCGGGATCAAGATCCGCTACCTGCACTCTGACATCGATACCCTGGAGCGGAATGAGATTATCCGCGAGCTCCGGCTTGGGAAGTGTGACGTGCTGGTTGGGATCAACCTCTTGCGGGAAGGACTGGATCTCCCTGAGGTGGCGCTGGTGGCCATCTTGGATGCCGACAAGGAGGGGTTCCTTCGCTCTACTGGATCCCTCATCCAGACCATCGGCCGGGCCGCAAGGAATGTTGAGGGACGGGTGGTGCTGTATGCCGACACCATCACAGACTCGATGAAGCGTGCCATTGAGGAGACCGAACGGAGACGTGAGGTCCAGATGGCCTATAACCTCGAGCATGGAATCACTCCGGAAAGCATCAAGAAGTCAATCTCTGATGTCCTCTCAAGCGTCACCGAGAAGGACTACTATACCGTCCCAGCCACGTCCGACGTCGAGAAGGCTGGCCGCCTTACGAAAGAAGAGCTGTCAGCTCAGATCGAGCAGTTGGAGAAAGAGATGCGGGCGGCGGCGAAGCGGCTCGAGTTCGAGCGGGCGGCGAAGTTCCGGGATCAAATCCGGGAGATGGAGAAGCACCACCTCGGCATTGTCGAGGGCTAAGGTAGTGCGTCCACAAAATCCCCCCCCATCCTCACCTTCCCCCTCCTGGGGGGAAGGGACAGCTTGCGTAGATTCCTCCCCCCTTGCGGGGAAGGGACGCCTCACGCAAACTCCTCCCCCCTTGAGGGGGAGGATTAAGGTGGGGGGTAATGGGTCCGGAAATGTGAGGTTCGGGAAAAGGAATCCTGTCTATAGTGGACAGGGCATTGAAAGGCTGCGGGTTCTTAACGACAAGAGGAGGTTAAGAGTATGCAAGGTAAGGTGAAGTGGTTCAACGTAACGAAGCGGTTCGGGTTCGTCGTGCGGGACGATGGGGGACAGGATGCGTTCGTCCACGCGAGTGACGTGGAGGGGGGTACCACGCTGAAGGAAGGCGACACGGTCGAGTTTGACCTGGGCCAGGATGATAGTGGCCGCGCGAAGGCGGTCCGGGTCCGGGTCGTACAGGGGTAATCATCAGTCGCGTAGGTCGGGTTAGCGCAGCGTAACCCGACGGATCAAACGAGTCGAGCAGGTCGGCCCCGCGAAACATCCAGACCTACGTGGACGATTATTCGCTCAAATCGCGCCGGGAGGAGATCGCTCCCAGCACACTATACGTGTTTCCGTACTACTTAGGCGTTTAGGCTGAAGGTTGTTAGGGGTAAAGCAGCGATCATACAGCCTTCGACCTTCAGTCTATCCACCTGACCTCTGACCCCCACTTTCCTTTTGACTCCTCACGCTCCCTGTGCCAGTATTCGATACCTAACGGCTTACGAGGAGAGTGCGGCATGCATCATTTCCAGTATCGTGGCGATCACCTCATGTGCGAAGAGGTGCCGATCGAGCGGATAGCTGAGGAGGTCGGCACCCCGTTCTATTTGTATAGCCACGCGACGCTCACGCACCACTTCCAGGTCTTTGACCAGGCGTTCGCCGACATTCCCCACCTGGTCTGCTTCGCGATGAAGGCGAACTCCAACGTCGCGACCTTGAAGCTCTTCGCCGATCTTGGGAGCGGAGCCGATGTCGTGTCGGGTGGGGAGCTCTATCGTGCCTTGCGGGCCGGCATCCCGCCGAGCCGGATCGTCTTTGCGGGAGTGGGCAAGACCCGCGAGGAGATGGGGTTCGCCCTGAAGTCCGATATCCTGATGTTTAATGTGGAGTCTCCCCAAGAGCTTCGCCTGCTGAATGACGTAGCTGGGGCTATGGGGACGAAGGCGAGGGTGGCGCTACGGATCAACCCGGACGTCGATCCGAACACTCATCCGTATATCGCCACCGGGCTGAAGAAGAGCAAATTCGGCATCGACATCTCCTTGGCCATGGAGGAGTATCGGGTCGCCAAGGAACTGCAGCATATCGAGGTCGTTGGGGTCCATCAGCATATCGGTTCCCAGATCACCGAGATCGCGCCCTTTGTGGACAGCCTGGTCAAGGTTGCGGGACTGATCGCCGAGCTCCGGGATCATGGTTTCGCGATCACGTATCTGGATGTCGGCGGCGGGCTCGGGATCACCTATAAGGATGAAAATCCACCTGTGCCACGGGTCTTTGCGGAAGCTATGATTGCGGTCATCAAGGACCTGGGCTGCACCATCGTGCTGGAGCCCGGACGGGTGATTGTTGGGAATGCGGGGGTCCTGGTGACGAAGGTGCTCTACGACAAGCGCACTCCCGCCAAGCACTTTATCGTGGTTGATGCCGGGATGAACGATCTGATCCGTCCCAGTCTCTACGGCTCATTCCATTCCATCCTGCCCGCGCGGCAGGAGACAGGGAGGGAGACGGTGGTGGTCGATGTGGTGGGTCCCGTATGCGAGTCTGGAGATTTTCTGGCCAAGGACCGATCGATGCCGGCCCCGAAGCCAGGGGAGCTGTTGGTTGTGATGAGCGCTGGCGCCTACGGCTATACGATGTCATCCAACTACAATAGCCGGCCCCGGCCCCCGGAGATTATGGTGAAGGGCGATCGCTACTTCACGATCCGCGAACGGGAAAGCTACGAGGATCTGATCCGTAACGAGCGACTCCCTGAGGAGCTATAGAAGAACGTGCGAAGCGTGAAATCCCCCCTTGCCCCCCCTTGCAAAGGGGGGGTGGGGGGTTTTGAAGTGCGGGGTGCGGAGCACGCCCCTCTACCCTTCTTGTCTTCTTAACGTAGGGGCGACCCTAGTGGTCGCCCGATCTGGGCAGGCACAAGGCCTGCCCCTACAAGGGGGATGGGGGGATTTGAAGCGCGGGGTGCGATGAAGCGATATGGATAAGCTGATCTTTGTGAAGATGAGCGGAAGCGGGAACGATTTCATTGTGGTCGACAACCGCGATGACCGGCTCGCTGTCGAGCCCGGGACGCTGGCCGAGCGGATCTGCCGAAGGCGGATATCGGTTGGAGCGGATGGTATGATCCTGGTCGAATCGTCGTCGAAGGCGGATTTCCGAATGCGGATCCTGAACGCCGACGGCAGCGAGGCGGAGATGTGCGGCAATGGCGCTCGCTGCGTCGCCAGGTTCGCTGAGATGCTGGGGATCGCTGGACCCCACATGACCTTTGAAACGTTGGCCGGGATCATCCATGCCCAGGTGGTTGGTTCCAGGGTCAAGCTCCAGATGGGTCGGCCGCAGCAGATCCGCCTTGATCAATCGATCGAGGTGGATGGCGTTGCGCACCATGTCCACAGCATCAATACAGGGGTTCCTCATGCCGTCCTCTTGTGCTCGGACCTGGAGGCGATCCCGGTCAGAGCCCTGGGCCGCGAGATCAGGTTCCATCCGGCCTTTCAGCCGGCGGGAACCAATGTCGATTTTGTCACTGTCCTTGACACGCGGACGCTGGTCATTCGGACCTATGAACGCGGCGTCGAGGATGAGACGCTGGCCTGTGGCACGGGGACCGTCGCCGCCGCGCTGGTTGCGGCCACATTGGGGATGGTTTCTTCTCCGGTGGAGGTCAGGGTGAGGAGTGGCGAGACGCTTACTGTGTCGTTTACTAGGAATGGGACGGAATTTCACGAGGTCTTTTTCGAG is part of the Candidatus Methylomirabilis limnetica genome and harbors:
- a CDS encoding cold-shock protein: MQGKVKWFNVTKRFGFVVRDDGGQDAFVHASDVEGGTTLKEGDTVEFDLGQDDSGRAKAVRVRVVQG
- the lysA gene encoding diaminopimelate decarboxylase — protein: MHHFQYRGDHLMCEEVPIERIAEEVGTPFYLYSHATLTHHFQVFDQAFADIPHLVCFAMKANSNVATLKLFADLGSGADVVSGGELYRALRAGIPPSRIVFAGVGKTREEMGFALKSDILMFNVESPQELRLLNDVAGAMGTKARVALRINPDVDPNTHPYIATGLKKSKFGIDISLAMEEYRVAKELQHIEVVGVHQHIGSQITEIAPFVDSLVKVAGLIAELRDHGFAITYLDVGGGLGITYKDENPPVPRVFAEAMIAVIKDLGCTIVLEPGRVIVGNAGVLVTKVLYDKRTPAKHFIVVDAGMNDLIRPSLYGSFHSILPARQETGRETVVVDVVGPVCESGDFLAKDRSMPAPKPGELLVVMSAGAYGYTMSSNYNSRPRPPEIMVKGDRYFTIRERESYEDLIRNERLPEEL
- the dapF gene encoding diaminopimelate epimerase, yielding MDKLIFVKMSGSGNDFIVVDNRDDRLAVEPGTLAERICRRRISVGADGMILVESSSKADFRMRILNADGSEAEMCGNGARCVARFAEMLGIAGPHMTFETLAGIIHAQVVGSRVKLQMGRPQQIRLDQSIEVDGVAHHVHSINTGVPHAVLLCSDLEAIPVRALGREIRFHPAFQPAGTNVDFVTVLDTRTLVIRTYERGVEDETLACGTGTVAAALVAATLGMVSSPVEVRVRSGETLTVSFTRNGTEFHEVFFEGDVRLIYQGELMAEALSA